AAACATCTGttaaaaaatgtgcatttgACTACAATCCACactaaaagtatatataacaaataaatccCACCCGACTTTATATTAGGATCCAACATTTATTAGGTCTGAACTTAAAAAATTCACTCACTCTTTTGCATTTAGTACGCAAGAGTACTactaaattgaataaaatatatatatttttttaaaaatgagttttttttataaaagcaggatttaaatttcataacactgtacatgataaaataatatcGTCCATATGATGAAGCATTGAAATAGGTAATGCAGTTTTTAAGAttcgaaaattttttattccgtTTATGGCACCTTCTATGTGGATTCTTAAGTTAGCAACATCAGTAGTCTATTTACATTCACTAACAGTCATATGATTCTTTACCCTTGCACCTGGTGGGAATGATAAGCTGcaataacaaaataatcttATCTTATTCAAAATCCCCTGTTTGCTATCACTTTATCGTCCATTTTCGACATATCATAAAAACCACTGTcacttgtaataaatttatttttatgctctGCCACCGTaacatttagatttaaaatttatgtatcCATTTGGTGCTCAGACCAAATCACTGCTTGATTGTAAAGGGACTTTAAacattcaataaatatttcaaaacaatcaaGAATCACTTTACACTTGTAATGCTTTGTTTTCACAAAAAACTCTGGCAAtgacttatgttttttttattgtttcactTGGCATCCAATCAATAATAGCTCGTCCGAGAATATTGgcaaaaattctaataaaagtGGTAAAAGTAAAAGAACACACAGATTTTCAAATACTAAAACGATTAGCAATATccttatttattaaatctaagCGCAATCTCGTAAGcgtctttaaaaatttttctctgtgtgataaaagtttacatttaaatataaattttagttgCTTTGCTACGTGTATGTTTTGGTTCTCTCTATTAACGAATAATcagtaaaaatggttttaacaaaagcaacgtttaaattaacaaagaaaGATATTCCAGTATTTATACtggtttattttcttttcatttttagctAATCTCTAAGAAATTTTTGTTTGGacttttgctatattttaaatttttttaactgattagTAACGCTATTTACTTTACTCAAATAAGAGGTGATAAGTGAAAATTTGTATTCAcataaagtacatttttttgGTAGTGGTAAACTCAATGAATACATATGGTCTGATAATATAGATGGTAAAATATCTGCATTACAACTAACACTTAGAAactctgtaaaaatattttttttagtaaacaaaggTTCTACATGTTTCGTTTTACCAGAACACAGTAAAGAAGAGATTGGTTGCTTTAATAAAGTtcttctagatttttttttcaggttaaTCAAAACCCATATTTATTGTTGGATTAGGGTTGATAGaagttggtatttttttaacaaaatgatcgGAGCATACTCTATTAGCATTTACGGCTTTCTGTGCACTTCATTCCTTCTTTTCTTCTCTTCTATGCTGACTAATCTAGTGTTctctttttaaactatttctgtTTAAATTTTGGAAACAATACATTTGGAATGGTATCTCACATCAACACTTGGATTGTACCTTGCCTTCGTGTTGAAACACATTTTACTTTTCAATTCTTCTAGCTTGTAAGAACTATCGGTAGATCCAGTTACAGCACAATTAACTTTCatcttgaatattttattacaaattcgctactaagaaaataatttatctaCTAAACTTTTTCCAGGACTTTTCTTACGCGATGAATATAATGGCAGAACCAAGCCCGAACTAGTGTATCATAAAAAAACCAAGCCCGAACTAGTGTatcgcaaaaaaatattagtcacGGCTCATTTAACTTCTTTAGATATTCCGGAATCGTTGCGGAAAAATCATGCCTCAATCATGTTTTTTACGCACACCCTATCACTGTAAacaacaaaagtattaaaaagattattagtTCAAAACGTAACACTTTACAAGACAAAAGGCTTAACAAACACAAGCAATCACTCAACCATTAATTTACTCAACAATTTTACGATTTACCTTTTTAATGCAAGAAGTTTTGTCAATAACTTATCCATTTTTTCCTATACGTCGAGTCAAACAAATCTGGCCTATAAATTCCCGAACATCATAATCTATTGATACATATTGGCGGTGGTGTAGCAGTATACTGCTGAAATGACATTAAATCTGCCTACATAGGTATAACTCAAACTGATACAGATATTGACATAATTTTTGCTGATATAATTTGTGGGCCTAGTAATCACCGCCTCATTACTTTAACACTTAACATCCTATTCTcttgataattatatttatcttgATTTGATAATATTGATAATTAGCAATCTATGTGAATCTGTTTCTAAGTTTCTCATTGTTGGAGATAAAAGTCTTCACTACCTACATAAgaccaattttaaaatattgatctACGGTTTTGTCGCCCAACCAACCAAACCGGAAAGCATTATTCTAAAATCGCAATAAAAGAGTGTAATGACACTAgaccgggtgaataaaaatgagcaattgcttttacttagATATTGGTGaactttatgtgaataaaaacttcagcagttttgctcaaattttttattcaagtaaagttaagcaatttacttaGTAATTGCTCAGCTATAATTGAATAGTAGATTAACATCTCTGATTGATAGTAGTAAAAGTGATACTAGTAATGAAGTGGAGACATTATTATGCCAATAATAGAAGAATTTCATATAGCGGAGGAAAagcttgaaaaaaagttattgaaatatttgtattattatatgcaacaaatatattttttaaataaatctaaaattattttactttctttggtaatttacattttctttGTCTATAATTTCATGTTGTTCATATCACTATTCTAAGAGGTCTAAAAGTTGCCTATTAAGTGGCAAGGGTGAACAtttgcaaattattttaatgcataaaagGAATAACCAAAATaccaaatattgttttttttattttattctttattttaacattCTATGATGGTTTTTGAGGGGCTATATTTAACTAGTTGTcttctttttgtaaataatttttttctgcatAGTGAAAGAGAAATCTAACTTAACTCactattagttaaaatattgataaaaacttGTCTGTAATAGTTATTAACCAAAAATTTTAcccttatcaaaaaataaaacctaaagAAAGATCTCCCAAGGACGCCACGGTGGCAATAAGTTGTCCACCGTGGCGTCCTTGgccaaatatatattaaaactattagcACTAGAGTgctaatagttttaatatatataaaaaaaaaatttgtattggtatttttgtttggtaattatattgttttcaaCAAACAAACTGTGAGAAAAAAGATTTACTGGattttctatttgttttacTGTTCTGActatatttgaatttatttggctaaatatcatatttcaagtttatatacatatatatatatatatatataatatatatatatatatatatatatatatatatgtatttatatgtatttatatatgtatacatatatatatttttatatatatatgtatttatgtatatatatatatatatatatatatatatgtatatttatatatatatttatttataaatatatatatatttatatatatagttatatatataaatatatatatatatatacatttatatatatataaaaatatatatatatatatatatataaatatatatatatatatatatatatatatatatatatatatatatatatatatatatatatatatatatatatatatatatatatatatatatatatatatatgagttgcAAATAGGATACAGATCCTATTAAAGTCATATAATGACTATAGGCAACTATCAATTGAACTGTCAAGCATTCGTTTAAATTCGTTAGTCGAGGAACAGTTAACTGTTGCATCATTGAGTGCATTCCAAtgcttagttaaaaaaataatatcgtgGATCGGAATTTCTGTTAAATTCGCGTACAAACTGTTCTCGTTGACCACATCGAGCTGGACGTGTAATTGGTTCATTGTGCCAAATAATGATGGTAAGacctttttcaattttaaacttttgaatcaAGTCACCTCTTATTCTACGATCCTTcagtttttgaatttgaaataagATACATCTATCTGTGTAACAAAGATGTTTGCATATAGTTGGGACTTTTGTGGATCGTCTTTGATTTTTCTCAATAGTCTTTATATCTTTCATTAAATAAGGTGACCAAGCACTGATTGCATGTTCCAGGTTAGGTCTGACATATGTTTTGTATAACTTAGTCCATAACATTAAATCCCtcgatataaatgttttttttaacatattaagcATTCTGTTAGCTTTATTACTAGCATGAATAacttgattaaaatatttagcattACTTGAAACAAATATACCAAGATCTTTTTCTACATCTGATTTTTCTAAAtcgtaatttaaataattggtTGTATCTTGAAGTGAATAGTTTGAGCGTGGGTTGTTATTTCCCATatgcataactttacatttttctaGGTTCAGCTTCATCAAATAAACTTTTGTCCGTTcagtgattttatttaaatcagtttGAATGTCAGTGGTAtcattaagaatattttttactcgTAGCTCATTCATTAGTTTCGAATCATCTGCATATAGTTTActgacaaattttaaattgtctggCAAGTCattgatataaattataaaaagtattggGCCTAAAACTGAGCCTTGTGGGACACCGCTAGTAACGTGAGCCCAGATATGTGTTCTCCAAGTACTACTCTCTGTTTTCTATTAGTGAGAAAGTCTTTAATCCAATCAAGAAGGTCTCCAACTATTCCATAAGTTTTAAGCTTGATGATTAATAAATTGTGAGAGAttgtgtcaaaagcttttgaaaagTCCAGATATACCACATCTACTGCATTTTTGTTAGCTATGCATTCTGTAATATAATCATTGGATTCTAATAAGTTTGTAACACATGCTTTATTCTTTACAAAACCATGTTGAGATTGAGATATTAAATCTAGTTTTGAGAGATGATTTACAATGTCATTGGTTACTAAGCTTTCCATTAATTTACATGGAATAGATGTAAGAAAAACTGGTCTATAATTACTTGGTTCATTGGTATcaccttttttaaatagtgGAGTAACATTTGCATTGCGCCATGGATGAGGAATCGTTCTTTCTGATAGTGATTTGTTGTATATAATTGTTAGAGGTAAAGATAGTACATTATgacattgttttaatatcattggAAGGACATTGTCCGGTCTGGTTGTTTTAtttggatttaaattttttaatttatttttgatctcATCTATTGAAAAATGAAGGCTTGATAAACGCTCAGTTGTACGATTTGAAATTAGTGGAGAATCTTTGTTAACTGAATTATTGTTAAAGACTGATTTGAATTGATCATTTAATGTGTCAGCAATGAATCTACCATCTGTCCCAGTAACTCCATATTTATTTCGAATTGATTTGATGCTTTGTTTGATTTTGCGTGAACTATTAGCATAACTAAACAAACGTTTGggattttttgtatcaaaagcTAAACTATGTTCAAATTTTTGATTAGTTAATCTTTTTTGTACTTGTaaagaagattttagttttttgtattgTTCGACAAGCTAAGGTATTTTCCACTTTGAAGATTGATTTTTACGCcataatcagttttttttatttatgaggATTAAAAGTGTACGATTGAGCCAAAgaggtttgtttttatttttacatatcacTTTTGGTACAAACATATTTGTTATGTAgttataataattcaaaaataagttgtaactgtcatttatatttaagttgCTTAACTCTTTTAACCAAactatattttgaaaacatttaatgaTAGAATTGAAATCACTTTTATGGTAATTGTACTTGAATGTTAAATAACTAGTTGTATCTTTATAACTTGATAAATCATAGTTAAATTTTAGTACCAAATGGCATTGACTAGCTAATCCAAGTAGTGGTAAATTTTCTATGTGTTTGATTCGGTCTGATGATTCAGTTATGACCAGGTCCAATATATTTTGtggcatattatttttttggataaatgttgataatgttacattttaaatgatgtttatattgttaataagaTCTACAACTCTAGCACCAATGCTGTTTTAATTACCATTAACTTGAACAGAACCATCTTCATACCATTTGATGTATGGAAAATTGAAATCACCACATATGAGTATACCGGtatatatttttctgtttaactCTATTTTTGCTGCTTGTATACTTTGAATTATTTCATCGCCAGCTTGGTTTGACCTTTCAATGTTagtgttatttaatttttcgtcattataaataatttttgtttttaacagtgGACGATAAATACAGCCAAGCTTAATAGTTTCGTTTCCATACTTGATAAGGCCCCAAAATTGCTCAGATTTCGTAACATtcattaaagaattttttatttcaaatgatgATATATTGTCATGAACATATATTGCTACACCACCACCATTATTTGTGTTTGAAATATTGTCGTTTCGTTTAATttgtgtaaataataattttcaataatcaCTAAAGAATCTTCTTTGAACCAagtttaagtaataaatataatattaggTTTGTACGTTGAAGCTAATAATGATAATTCAATTACTTTATCTGAATTTAATGAGGTAGCATTTGTATAAAGGCATTTTAATTGGTTATTATTTTCAtcgtttaatgttttttgatttgcttgacatatattgtttttattactttttgaaaatgtatatttgagtatgtattttttatgtttttttgagcATAGTATTAATCtgctacatacatacatattctgtatatacatatatatatatatatatatatatatatatatatatatatatatatatatatatatatatatatatatatatatatttatatatatacatttatatatatatatatatatatatatatatatatatatttatatatatacatttatatgtatatatatatatttatatatatatataaatatatatatatatatatatatatattcatatatattcatatatatgtatatatatatatatatatatacatatatatatatatatatatatatatatatatatatatatatatatgtatatatatatgtatatatatatatatatatatatatacatatatatatatgtgtatatatataaaaatatacatatatatatatataaatatgtatataaatatatatatatatatatatatatatatatgtatatacatatatatattcatatatattcatatatatgtatatatatatatatatatatatatttatgtatacatatatatatatatatatatatatatatatatatatatatatatatatatgtatatatatatgtatatatatatagatatatatatatacatatatatatatatatatatatatatatataaaaatatacatatatatatatataaatatgtatataaatatatatatatatatatatatatatatatatatatgtatatacatatatatatgtatatatatatatatatatgtatacacatttatatatatatatatatatatatatatttatatatatatatatatacatatatttatatatatatatatatatatatatatatatatatatatatatatatatatatatagttatatatatatatatatatatatatatatatatatatatacatatatataaatatatatgcatatatatatagttatatatatatatatatataaaaatatatatatatatatatatatatatgtatatatatatatatttatatatataatgtatatatttatatatatatatatatatatatatatatatatatatatagtatatatatatatatatatatatatatatatatatatatatgtatacatttatatatatatatatatatttatatatatatatatatatatatatataaatatatatatatataaatgtgtatataaatatatatatgtatatatatatatatatatatatatatatatatatatttacataagtatatacatatatatatatatttttatgtatacatatatatatatatatatatatatatatatatatatatatttatatatatatgtatgaatattCTTGTTTTTCTTAAAGATACTAGCATTCGTTTCCATTTATTATTCTTAGATCTTTAATAAAGCCATCTTGAGCATAGTGCCAAGGATTTGTTGAATACACGTTTACATTTGTAAATGCTTCTGGTTGTGTATTTTCTGTACTGTGAATTAAATATCCATTAAGATATATTGTATAcgtataaattttgttaatttgaaaCTGTGATATTCTTATACTTGTCCATTTATTTAAGTGTAATCGTTCTGTTATGGTGTAATAATCATACTTTCCATTAACTGAAGAATAAATCTTCATCCTTCCATTGGTTTCTAACCATACTCCTGGATTTCTGCACCCATAATACCCCCAATCACCTCCATTAGTCAGATgaataacagatgtataattaATAGTGTTATATAAAGTTGGTTTAACTTTAAAAGAGAcagaataagttttttcaagCGAGGGCAGTGTTGCAACTAGATTATCTTTTATCATCGCATGTTCCTTTAGATCTTCTATAATGTCTAAAAGAAGAAAGGAGTTCTTTATTAAATgcaatttattaataaacagaaaaaaaaagttacttttatggaaaaaaaatttttcaggtaattatattttatgccctttttttaaatttttttttttttttttctctctattTTTTGCCGTAAGAATCTGTATCTGTTAATAATAGTTTTGCTAGgtcagcattttttttctttatctaataataataaaattcgtATATTAGTGTTTTGCTCTAATCTAATATACACACTCCTAAGTAAATCGGTAAagtatattttcattttgttctttttatatgAGTTGctattaagtttttatcaaatattgttCAACTATTAAAGTTAGGGtttaatgctaatttaatagcttcATATCTGTATGTTACTAATCTAATATCAACTTAGGTATGTATGTTCTGTATGTTACTAATCCAATATCAACTAATATCAAGTTAGgttttaatgctaatttaatagcttcATATCTGTATGTTACTAATCTAATATCAActctgtttttaatattcttcattgtttttccaaaatatgaattgttcatgagtttaaaaaagtctttctCAAACCTATTAGTTGATATAGTtctaagttttgtatttttatcaatgtatTCACTTAACCACACTCTTTCTTGAAACTTTACACGTCTATGAATTTTAGTATTCTTTAATCCTAatcttttatacaatttaaaattttcataaggAATGGCATAATTTTTCCTGTTATTTAAATTAGCAACTAATTTTTCAACATGGTTAATAGTTATTCTTTCAGGTGCGAGCGGATAATCATTTTGTTCACCATGCAGATGTTCAGGATAATCTAAATTGACTTCTAGTATTCATTTAATTGATTTccaattttctatttcattttcaTCCATCCATTTAAAACTATGTGTCGGAAGTGGTTTACTCATTGCCCATCCATATAAGTTATTAGCATCTAGATACTGAATATAGATTAAtgatttgctttattattaGAAGTTCCAAATCTATTAGATATTATtctaattccacctcttataCCTTTCTTTATCATTAGTAATATATCGTAATCACTCAgcaattctaattttatttctgtcaTCTTCAATG
This portion of the Hydra vulgaris chromosome 13, alternate assembly HydraT2T_AEP genome encodes:
- the LOC136089905 gene encoding uncharacterized protein LOC136089905; amino-acid sequence: MNVTKSEQFWGLIKYGNETIKLGCIYRPLLKTKIIYNDEKLNNTNIERSNQAGDEIIQSIQAAKIELNRKIYTGILICGDFNFPYIKWYEDGSVQVNAFDTKNPKRLFSYANSSRKIKQSIKSIRNKYGVTGTDGRFIADTLNDQFKSVFNNNSVNKDSPLISNRTTERLSSLHFSIDEIKNKLKNLNPNKTTRPDNVLPMILKQCHNVLSLPLTIIYNKSLSERTIPHPWRNANVTPLFKKGDTNEPSNYRPVFLTSIPCKLMESLVTNDIVNHLSKLDLISQSQHGFVKNKACVTNLLESNDYITECIANKNAVDVVYLDFSKAFDTISHNLLIIKLKTYGIVGDLLDWIKDFLTNRKQRVVLGEHISGLTKLYADDSKLMNELRVKNILNDTTDIQTDLNKITERTKVYLMKLNLEKCKVMHMGNNNPRSNYSLQDTTNYLNYDLEKSDVEKDLGIFVSSNAKYFNQVIHASNKANRMLNMLKKTFISRDLMLWTKLYKTYVRPNLEHAISAWSPYLMKDIKTIEKNQRRSTKVPTICKHLCYTDRCILFQIQKLKDRRIRGDLIQKFKIEKGLTIIIWHNEPITRPARCGQREQFVREFNRNSDPRYYFFN